A stretch of the Apteryx mantelli isolate bAptMan1 chromosome 3, bAptMan1.hap1, whole genome shotgun sequence genome encodes the following:
- the HTR1B gene encoding 5-hydroxytryptamine receptor 1B, with the protein MEPASPCQAAAAPLPLLPANDSYHGRNCSAEEGIYQDATPLSGKIVLAVVLALVTLATVLSNAFVIATVYQTRKLHTPANYLIASLAVTDLLVSILVMPISTMYTVTGKWTLGQIVCDIWLSSDITCCTASILHLCVIALDRYWAITDAVEYSTKRTPKRAAVMIALVWVFSICISMPPLFWRQAKAEEVSHCVVNTDHVLYTVYSTVGAFYFPTLLLIALYGRIYVEARSRILKQTPKKAGKRLTRAQLITDSPGSSSSVTSINSKAPEGSSETGSPVYMNQVKVKVSDALLEKKKLTAARERKATKTLGIILGAFIVCWLPFFIISLVLPICKDACWFHMAIFDFFTWLGYLNSLINPIIYTMSNEDFKQAFHKLIRFRCTS; encoded by the coding sequence ATGGAGCCGGCGAGCCCCTGccaggcggcggccgccccgctgccgctgctccCCGCCAATGACTCTTACCACGGCCGAAACTGCAGCGCCGAGGAAGGCATCTACCAGGATGCCACCCCGCTCTCCGGGAAGATCGTGCTCGCCGTCGTCCTGGCGCTCGTCACCCTGGCCACGGTGCTCTCCAACGCCTTTGTCATCGCCACGGTCTACCAGACGAGGAAACTCCACACGCCGGCCAACTATCTCATCGCCTCGCTGGCCGTCACCGACCTCCTCGTCTCCATCCTCGTCATGCCCATCAGCACCATGTACACTGTGACCGGGAAGTGGACGCTGGGCCAGATCGTCTGTGATATATGGCTGTCCTCGGACATCACCTGTTGCACGGCGTCCATCCTGCACCTCTGTGTCATCGCCCTGGACCGGTACTGGGCGATCACTGACGCCGTCGAGTACTCCACGAAAAGGACTCCCAAGCGGGCAGCGGTCATGATCGCCCTGGTGTGGGTCTTCTCCATCTGCATCTCCATGCCCCCTTTGTTTTGGCGGCAGGCGAAGGCCGAGGAGGTCTCTCACTGTGTGGTGAACACGGACCACGTCCTCTACACCGTGTACTCCACGGTGGGAGCCTTCTACTTCCCCACCTTGCTGCTGATAGCCCTCTATGGGAGGATCTACGTGGAAGCCAGGTCGAGGATTTTGAAGCAGACGCCAAAGAAAGCAGGTAAAAGACTAACTCGGGCTCAGTTAATCACGGACTCCCCGGGGTCGTCCTCCTCCGTCACGTCCATAAACTCCAAGGCCCCCGAGGGATCCAGCGAAACGGGCTCTCCGGTGTACATGAACCAGGTGAAGGTGAAGGTCTCGGATGCCCTGCTGGAGAAAAAGAAGCTCACGGCCGCTAGGGAGCGGAAAGCTACAAAGACTTTAGGGATTATTTTAGGAGCCTTCATCGTCTGTTGGCTGCCCTTTTTCATCATCAGCCTGGTGTTGCCTATTTGCAAGGACGCTTGCTGGTTCCACATGGCCATCTTTGACTTTTTCACGTGGCTTGGATATCTCAACTCCCTCATCAACCCCATCATCTATACTATGTCTAACGAAGACTTCAAACAAGCTTTCCACAAACTCATACGTTTCCGATGCACAAGCTGA